A genome region from Sporomusaceae bacterium includes the following:
- a CDS encoding SoxR reducing system RseC family protein yields MTTVNMQQEGIVISAAGDMARVRTSRHNDCENCGACPGNSAIVLDARNPLGAKPGQSVLLEVQEVGFLKSAFIVYMLPLIAMALGAMAGGYAAERVVQEALWFQVAGAAAGFAAAVLYIRYFDKSASSNKNMQPVITRILS; encoded by the coding sequence GTGACGACCGTGAATATGCAGCAAGAGGGAATCGTCATCAGCGCCGCCGGCGATATGGCCAGAGTGAGGACCAGCCGGCACAACGACTGCGAAAACTGCGGCGCGTGCCCCGGCAACTCGGCCATCGTGCTCGACGCCCGCAATCCGCTCGGGGCAAAGCCGGGGCAGTCGGTGCTGCTTGAGGTGCAGGAAGTCGGCTTTCTCAAGTCGGCCTTTATCGTTTATATGCTGCCGCTGATCGCCATGGCCCTGGGGGCGATGGCCGGCGGCTATGCTGCCGAGCGGGTGGTTCAGGAGGCTCTATGGTTTCAGGTGGCCGGCGCCGCGGCGGGTTTTGCCGCAGCGGTGTTGTATATAAGGTATTTCGATAAGAGTGCCAGCTCGAACAAAAATATGCAGCCGGTGATTACGCGGATCC